Proteins encoded together in one Fimbriiglobus ruber window:
- a CDS encoding HD domain-containing protein has product MSDAKLRHAIAFEAARLMYDRVETEYFTAKQKAAKRLCRGSVKPSDLPSNAEIRDQIQVFARLHEGDTRTANLQKMRVHALRVMRQLCRYRPRLIGSVMTGHVRKGSDIDLHLFSDHVEPITNILEEMGLQFDVERKQVEKHGEARVFTHVHVYDSFNFELTIYPEDKAHYVFKSSITGKAIERASIAELEQFLHAEYPDLDVDEAIAEQEEAVDPHQMFRLLLLPLEQVKQNPKYHPEGDVLYHSLQVFELARDAQPYDEEFLLAALLHDVGKGIDPFDHVGAALQVLDGLITPRTAWLIEHHMLALEYKAGTLGHRQRLKLEESDDFDDLMLLRDCDTQGRVSGAIVGTVDEALAYLKELERQNNS; this is encoded by the coding sequence ATGTCCGATGCAAAACTCCGCCACGCCATCGCGTTCGAAGCCGCTCGACTGATGTACGATCGCGTCGAGACGGAATACTTCACCGCCAAGCAGAAGGCCGCCAAGCGACTCTGCCGCGGGTCCGTCAAGCCGAGCGACCTGCCGTCCAACGCCGAAATCCGCGACCAGATCCAGGTTTTCGCCCGTCTCCACGAAGGGGACACGCGGACCGCCAACCTGCAAAAGATGCGCGTCCACGCGCTGCGGGTGATGCGGCAGCTCTGCCGGTACCGCCCGCGGCTCATCGGCAGCGTCATGACCGGGCACGTCCGCAAGGGCTCGGACATCGACCTGCACCTGTTCAGCGACCACGTCGAACCGATCACAAACATACTCGAAGAGATGGGCCTGCAATTCGACGTCGAGCGGAAGCAGGTCGAAAAGCACGGCGAGGCCCGCGTGTTCACGCACGTCCACGTCTACGACTCGTTCAACTTCGAGCTGACGATTTACCCGGAAGACAAGGCCCACTACGTCTTCAAGTCGTCGATCACCGGCAAGGCGATCGAGCGGGCGTCGATCGCCGAACTCGAACAGTTCCTCCACGCCGAATACCCGGACCTGGACGTCGACGAGGCGATCGCGGAGCAAGAGGAAGCCGTCGACCCGCACCAGATGTTCCGCCTGCTCTTGCTCCCGCTCGAACAGGTGAAGCAGAACCCGAAATACCACCCCGAGGGCGACGTCCTCTACCACTCGCTCCAGGTCTTCGAGTTAGCCCGCGACGCCCAGCCTTACGACGAGGAGTTCCTGCTCGCCGCCCTGCTCCACGACGTCGGCAAGGGGATCGACCCGTTCGACCACGTCGGTGCGGCCCTCCAGGTACTCGACGGCCTGATCACCCCGCGGACCGCCTGGCTGATCGAACACCACATGCTCGCGCTGGAGTACAAGGCGGGCACCCTCGGACACCGCCAGCGGCTCAAGCTGGAAGAGTCCGACGACTTCGACGACCTGATGCTGCTCCGCGACTGCGACACTCAAGGCCGGGTGAGCGGCGCGATCGTCGGGACGGTGGACGAAGCCCTGGCGTATCTGAAGGAACTGGAGCGGCAAAATAACTCGTGA
- a CDS encoding TolC family protein, whose protein sequence is MAAARRLACWLGTGLLGTTSTLVAFAQPPQPPQPPALSSAKPVEKVAAKSSVPEAPPGTILQPGENPIDLGTALRLAGVENPELLLARQRISQVTAERQLAVAQLLPNLNLGTNIDMHTGAVQQSTGNILNVNRDALYFGLGANAVGSGTVNIPGLAYNMNVGETWYGFLTARQRVRTADATAAAVQNDVLLRVSLAYTELLRFDGHRAIAAKNRAEAAEVARLTKNYAEAGQGRKADADRASVELRQRDIELIQAEADTLTASAHLCQLLNLDPSTRLKPIDGWVVPAPIVPDPIPLTELLAIAMMQRPELAARRSEVRTALYELSLARVLPFSPNVIAGFSSGDFGGGSNLVSNPPGFVNGSGQLTTGPRFGNFDGRVDIDVVVFWTFRNMGVGNLALIRSADSRVKQIKLREIETLNVVRAEVAEAHARVAARFLQIDSAEKAARAGKDAYDEDLIRIKGGQGLPLELLDSFRLLARARYEYLDTIIDYNRAQVQLWVSLGRPPADALARPVPADLVPPPSGPRVPDSRVLTVIPGIPTTLPVKP, encoded by the coding sequence ATGGCCGCCGCGCGCCGCTTAGCCTGCTGGCTCGGAACCGGCTTACTCGGAACCACCTCCACTCTCGTGGCCTTCGCGCAACCGCCCCAACCGCCCCAACCGCCCGCGCTAAGCTCTGCCAAGCCGGTCGAGAAGGTAGCCGCCAAATCGAGCGTCCCGGAAGCGCCCCCCGGCACCATCCTGCAACCCGGTGAAAACCCGATTGATCTCGGGACCGCCCTCCGCCTGGCCGGGGTCGAAAACCCGGAACTGCTATTAGCCCGGCAGCGCATCTCGCAAGTCACCGCCGAACGGCAACTGGCCGTCGCCCAACTCCTCCCGAACTTGAACCTCGGGACCAACATCGACATGCACACGGGGGCCGTCCAGCAGTCGACCGGGAACATCCTGAACGTCAACCGGGACGCCCTGTACTTCGGCCTGGGGGCGAACGCGGTGGGGTCCGGGACGGTGAACATCCCGGGCCTGGCTTACAACATGAACGTCGGCGAAACGTGGTACGGGTTCTTGACCGCCCGCCAGCGAGTGCGGACCGCGGACGCCACGGCCGCGGCCGTCCAGAACGACGTCCTCCTCCGGGTGAGTCTCGCGTACACCGAACTCCTCCGGTTCGACGGGCACCGGGCGATCGCGGCCAAGAACCGCGCCGAGGCGGCCGAGGTCGCCCGCCTGACGAAGAACTACGCCGAGGCCGGCCAGGGCCGGAAAGCCGACGCCGACCGGGCCTCCGTCGAACTGCGGCAGCGGGACATCGAACTCATCCAGGCCGAAGCCGACACCCTGACGGCGTCCGCCCACCTCTGTCAGCTCCTGAACCTCGACCCGTCGACCCGGCTCAAGCCGATCGACGGGTGGGTGGTTCCGGCCCCGATCGTGCCGGACCCGATCCCGCTGACGGAACTTCTGGCCATCGCCATGATGCAGCGACCGGAACTGGCCGCCCGCCGGTCGGAGGTGCGAACCGCCCTCTACGAACTGTCCCTCGCCAGGGTGTTGCCGTTCTCGCCCAACGTGATCGCGGGGTTCAGCAGCGGTGACTTCGGGGGTGGGAGCAACCTCGTCAGTAACCCACCGGGTTTCGTCAACGGGAGTGGTCAACTGACGACCGGCCCGCGGTTCGGCAACTTCGACGGTCGGGTCGACATCGACGTGGTCGTGTTCTGGACGTTCCGGAACATGGGCGTGGGGAACCTCGCCCTTATCCGGTCGGCCGACAGCCGGGTCAAACAGATCAAGTTGCGGGAAATCGAAACGCTCAATGTGGTCCGGGCCGAGGTGGCGGAGGCCCACGCCCGCGTCGCGGCCCGATTCCTCCAGATCGACTCGGCCGAGAAAGCTGCTCGGGCGGGTAAGGACGCCTACGACGAAGACCTGATCCGGATCAAAGGCGGTCAGGGCTTGCCACTCGAACTGTTGGACAGCTTTCGGCTGCTCGCCCGGGCGCGGTACGAGTACCTGGACACGATCATCGACTACAACCGGGCCCAGGTCCAACTCTGGGTGTCCCTCGGCCGCCCGCCCGCGGACGCCCTGGCCCGGCCCGTGCCAGCCGACCTGGTCCCACCCCCATCCGGTCCCCGCGTACCCGATTCCCGTGTGTTGACCGTCATCCCCGGCATTCCCACCACCCTCCCGGTCAAGCCATGA
- a CDS encoding efflux RND transporter permease subunit, protein MNGLIRFSLANPRAVTVLMLTIVFAGVAVVGIPFGIYDGLIPRDILPVYRSPAVQVLTFYNGMPASSVEADITSRMERWVGQAAGTRRQESRSIIGASIIRNYYSDDTDPSAALTQVNSLATAAIPNLPPGTLPPVILPFDPTSATPVCLVALNSRTQDESTLYDTGRYQVRNMIMASPGSNAPVVYGGRLRTVLAFLDREKMQARNLSPVDVMNALDHYNIFLPAGDAKLGWTDYALDSNSMYELVDRMGDIPVKSDPSGKMIFLRDVAIPKDSSLVQTNIVRVDGRRQVYIPVYRQQGASTLTVVGNLRKGLPDMTARLTTPDVNLKLVMDQSVYVSNAIESLTEEGILGAFLCSMVILLFLGEWRMTMIAVMTIPVAVLGALACLFGIGQSVNVMTLAGLALAIGPLVDSAIICLENTHRHLGLGAKPREAAFLGASEVAMPELIASLCTLLVLLPLAMMPGLGAFLFRPMFFAVAFAMTIAYILSRTFVPARCAAWLSSHAHPPVESHTYDWEHRSPHEPRKWWITRAFEKWEGLIEIGIAAYTRALAVAMRFRGWVIGGAFATLALVVVVFGLNLRREFFPEVDAGAFEVYVRTTSGTRIEVTEAYVEAVEAYIKKKLGSDLEIVISEIGLTADWSAAFTQNAGPMDAVLKVQLIPERSRSAQECVAMLRKGFAEDNEFEQILQEVYTRRMTSSTKQDEKLTPDTPPFTRANLEFAFDAGGMIRSAMNEGRSTPINVRITTKNLPKARRVADGILSEVRQIDGVVDARIIQRLDYPEYVIDVDQSKAAALGLTQTDVMRNIVAAFNSSVQFNKHNFWIDPKSHNQYYVGVQYPEGDIKSLETLLNIPITGGDQRRSIPLRNMVTIRKAAVPSEVVHTNLQPTIDLTMGVQGRDLGHVAADVAVVVAKYGKVRPDGGWAPFDPDSKDQKPMEGSKLTMTGEYQKMQDTFQFQALGMIGAIVLIYFLMVALFKSYLTPLVVLSAVPVGVTGVILMLFATGTALNVQSLLGVIFMVGIVVSNTVLLTDFAENLRKADRIPPTEAIRRAAAIRVRPVVMTALATFFALIPMSLGLARGSEANVPLGRAVLGGLLAGLATTLFVVPCVYSLIVPNKFEEEEEPLPGEPGHDPKPATHHATPEELASADTHPA, encoded by the coding sequence ATGAACGGACTGATCCGGTTCTCGCTCGCGAACCCGCGGGCCGTGACCGTCCTGATGCTGACGATCGTATTCGCCGGGGTGGCCGTCGTTGGCATCCCGTTCGGGATATACGACGGGCTCATCCCGCGGGACATTCTCCCGGTCTACCGGAGCCCGGCCGTCCAGGTTCTGACGTTCTACAACGGGATGCCGGCTTCAAGTGTCGAGGCCGACATCACCAGCCGGATGGAACGATGGGTCGGACAGGCGGCCGGCACCCGCCGGCAAGAGTCTCGGTCGATCATCGGGGCCAGTATCATCCGGAACTACTATTCGGACGACACCGACCCCAGCGCGGCCCTGACGCAGGTGAACTCACTGGCGACGGCCGCCATCCCCAACCTTCCGCCCGGCACCCTTCCGCCGGTCATCCTCCCGTTCGACCCGACGTCGGCCACCCCCGTCTGTCTGGTGGCCTTGAACAGCCGGACCCAGGACGAGTCGACCCTGTACGACACCGGCCGGTATCAGGTCCGGAACATGATCATGGCCAGCCCGGGGTCGAACGCGCCGGTCGTCTACGGCGGCCGCCTGCGGACGGTCCTGGCCTTCCTCGATCGGGAAAAGATGCAGGCCCGGAACCTGTCCCCGGTCGACGTGATGAACGCGCTGGACCATTACAACATTTTCCTCCCCGCCGGGGACGCCAAGCTCGGGTGGACGGACTACGCCCTCGATTCAAACTCGATGTACGAACTGGTCGACCGCATGGGGGACATCCCGGTCAAGTCCGACCCGTCCGGCAAGATGATTTTCCTCCGCGACGTGGCGATCCCGAAGGACTCCAGCCTGGTCCAGACGAACATCGTCCGGGTGGACGGCCGGCGGCAGGTGTACATTCCGGTCTACCGGCAGCAGGGGGCGAGTACCCTGACCGTGGTCGGGAACCTGCGAAAGGGGCTGCCGGACATGACGGCCCGCCTGACGACGCCGGACGTCAACCTGAAACTGGTCATGGACCAGTCCGTCTACGTCAGCAACGCGATCGAGAGTCTGACGGAGGAAGGCATTCTCGGCGCCTTCCTCTGTTCGATGGTCATCTTGCTATTCCTGGGCGAGTGGCGGATGACCATGATCGCCGTCATGACCATTCCGGTGGCCGTGCTGGGGGCACTCGCCTGCCTCTTCGGAATCGGGCAGTCGGTGAACGTCATGACCCTGGCCGGGTTGGCCCTGGCGATCGGCCCGCTGGTGGACAGCGCGATCATCTGTCTGGAGAACACGCACCGCCACCTGGGTTTGGGGGCCAAGCCCAGGGAAGCCGCGTTCTTGGGCGCGAGCGAGGTGGCCATGCCCGAGCTGATCGCCAGCCTCTGCACCCTCCTCGTTCTCTTGCCGCTGGCTATGATGCCGGGCTTGGGAGCCTTTCTCTTCCGGCCGATGTTCTTCGCCGTGGCGTTCGCCATGACCATCGCGTACATCCTGTCCCGGACGTTCGTCCCGGCCCGGTGCGCCGCCTGGCTCAGCAGCCACGCACACCCCCCGGTCGAATCTCACACCTACGACTGGGAGCACCGGAGCCCGCACGAACCCCGGAAGTGGTGGATCACCCGCGCGTTTGAAAAGTGGGAGGGGTTGATCGAAATTGGGATCGCGGCGTACACCCGGGCGCTGGCCGTCGCGATGCGGTTCCGCGGGTGGGTGATCGGCGGGGCGTTCGCCACCCTCGCCCTCGTGGTCGTCGTGTTCGGGCTCAACCTTCGCCGGGAGTTCTTCCCCGAGGTGGACGCGGGGGCATTTGAAGTCTACGTCCGGACCACGTCGGGCACCCGTATCGAGGTCACGGAAGCCTACGTCGAGGCGGTCGAGGCGTACATCAAAAAGAAGCTGGGGTCCGACCTCGAAATCGTCATCAGCGAAATCGGCCTGACGGCCGACTGGTCGGCCGCGTTCACCCAGAACGCCGGGCCGATGGACGCGGTCCTCAAAGTCCAACTCATCCCCGAACGAAGTCGGTCGGCCCAGGAATGCGTCGCCATGCTCCGCAAGGGATTTGCCGAAGACAACGAGTTCGAGCAGATTCTCCAGGAAGTGTACACCCGGCGCATGACGTCCTCCACCAAGCAAGACGAGAAGTTGACGCCGGACACGCCGCCGTTCACCCGCGCGAACCTGGAATTCGCGTTCGACGCCGGCGGGATGATCCGGTCGGCGATGAACGAGGGCCGGTCGACCCCGATCAACGTCCGCATCACCACGAAAAATTTGCCCAAGGCCCGCCGGGTGGCCGACGGAATTTTGTCGGAGGTCCGGCAAATCGACGGGGTCGTGGACGCCCGTATCATTCAGCGGCTCGACTACCCGGAGTACGTCATCGACGTCGACCAGTCCAAGGCGGCGGCCCTCGGCCTGACCCAGACGGACGTCATGCGGAACATCGTGGCCGCGTTCAACAGCAGCGTGCAGTTCAACAAACACAACTTCTGGATCGACCCCAAGAGCCACAACCAGTACTACGTGGGTGTCCAATACCCCGAAGGGGACATCAAGTCCCTGGAGACGCTGCTCAACATCCCGATTACCGGGGGCGACCAGCGCCGGTCGATCCCCCTGCGGAACATGGTCACCATCCGAAAGGCGGCCGTCCCGTCAGAGGTGGTCCACACCAACCTCCAGCCGACGATCGACCTGACGATGGGCGTCCAGGGGCGGGACCTTGGGCACGTGGCGGCGGACGTCGCCGTGGTCGTGGCGAAGTACGGGAAGGTCCGACCCGACGGCGGGTGGGCGCCGTTCGACCCGGACTCGAAAGACCAAAAGCCGATGGAAGGGTCGAAGCTGACGATGACCGGCGAGTACCAGAAAATGCAGGACACCTTCCAGTTCCAGGCGCTCGGGATGATCGGGGCGATCGTGTTGATTTACTTCCTGATGGTCGCCCTTTTTAAATCGTACCTCACGCCCCTGGTGGTTCTCTCGGCCGTCCCGGTCGGGGTGACCGGCGTGATCCTGATGCTGTTCGCGACCGGCACGGCACTCAACGTCCAGTCGTTGCTCGGCGTGATCTTCATGGTCGGGATCGTCGTCTCGAACACGGTCCTCCTGACCGACTTCGCCGAAAACTTGCGGAAGGCGGACCGAATCCCCCCGACCGAGGCGATCCGGCGGGCGGCGGCGATCCGCGTCCGGCCGGTGGTGATGACCGCCCTGGCGACGTTCTTCGCCCTCATCCCGATGTCCCTCGGGCTCGCGCGCGGGAGCGAGGCGAACGTCCCGCTCGGCCGGGCGGTTCTCGGCGGCCTGTTGGCCGGTCTAGCAACGACGCTGTTCGTGGTCCCGTGCGTCTACTCGCTCATCGTCCCGAACAAGTTCGAGGAGGAGGAAGAGCCTCTTCCGGGCGAGCCCGGGCACGATCCCAAGCCCGCGACCCACCACGCGACCCCGGAGGAACTCGCCTCGGCCGACACCCACCCGGCGTAA
- a CDS encoding TolC family protein, which yields MIRTRSWVRSARRWTALGVGIGTVVTTGFGCHSADSTGAGDPAVRPLTAAGTTGVTVEYHSAAAFDTTHQNTSYGSTGESTGGPAVVTVEYWPAKGTVPPKPTLAAGPTPASATRTAEVIPASAAGEPVGTVSTVVPGTPPPPTGTLGVSTSAAGQFENLIDLGIALRLAGVDNPTIALARERIQEARADQLGARSLLLPSINIGGTYHYHNGPLEASSGGLRAPTAQSLYLGFGAQTMGAGTVGIPGVRLFAHLGDAVYEPLAARQVVAARTSDARAVQNQILLEVATAYLELVGAESRLDVLRRAEADIIEVSRLTNVYAQKGQGREGDARRAQGYADLLHRDVLRGEEEVAVAIAQLCRVLNLDPSVRLRTPGGTIEEVRLISEDADTEHLVTGATRIRPEVFTRSAEVVEAQTRVRQEQVRPWLPLLSVGYSGGLFGGGSNLVSPAFGSLSGRSDFDVTAVWTFQNMGFGNRARTRRASSLVGQAVAEYDTTINLIRRQVTEAQADVRAAARQVQIARAAALTAEDGFRLESQRIKELQGRPIEILDSFRQLTETRLELTRSLVAFDVTQFRLYVAVGSDPLSVPVASGFEPTASSVPGFVPGARGGLMRQGAPLGPLGPIGPGGLTGPGGLMGPGGLMGPGAPQGPLGPMGP from the coding sequence ATGATTCGCACACGAAGCTGGGTCCGATCCGCCCGCCGCTGGACGGCTCTCGGGGTCGGCATCGGCACGGTGGTGACGACGGGATTTGGGTGCCACTCGGCCGATTCGACGGGCGCAGGCGATCCGGCTGTACGTCCGTTGACCGCCGCCGGGACGACCGGCGTTACGGTCGAGTACCATTCGGCGGCGGCGTTCGACACCACGCACCAGAACACTTCATACGGCTCTACTGGCGAAAGCACCGGCGGACCGGCCGTCGTCACCGTCGAATACTGGCCGGCGAAAGGGACCGTGCCGCCCAAGCCGACGCTGGCGGCCGGGCCGACGCCGGCGTCGGCTACCCGAACGGCCGAAGTGATTCCGGCCAGCGCGGCCGGCGAGCCGGTCGGTACGGTCAGTACCGTGGTCCCGGGAACACCACCGCCTCCAACGGGAACACTTGGGGTTTCCACATCTGCGGCCGGGCAGTTCGAGAACCTCATCGATCTCGGGATCGCGTTACGGCTCGCCGGGGTGGACAACCCCACGATCGCATTGGCCAGGGAACGAATTCAGGAAGCCCGCGCGGACCAACTCGGGGCCCGCTCGCTGCTGCTGCCGAGCATTAACATCGGCGGGACCTACCACTACCACAACGGACCCCTGGAGGCATCATCCGGGGGGCTCCGGGCGCCGACCGCACAGAGCCTGTACCTCGGGTTCGGGGCCCAGACGATGGGAGCCGGAACGGTCGGGATCCCCGGCGTGCGGCTGTTCGCCCACCTGGGGGACGCGGTGTACGAACCGCTGGCCGCCCGTCAGGTGGTGGCCGCCCGGACGTCGGACGCCCGCGCGGTCCAGAACCAGATTCTGCTCGAAGTGGCGACGGCGTATCTCGAACTGGTCGGCGCCGAATCCCGGCTCGACGTACTCCGGCGGGCCGAGGCGGACATCATCGAGGTGAGCCGCCTGACGAACGTGTACGCCCAGAAGGGTCAGGGGCGGGAAGGCGACGCCCGTCGGGCACAAGGCTACGCGGACTTACTCCACCGGGACGTCCTCCGGGGGGAGGAAGAAGTCGCGGTCGCGATCGCCCAGTTGTGCCGCGTACTCAACCTCGACCCGTCGGTCCGCCTCCGGACGCCCGGCGGGACGATCGAAGAAGTCCGGCTGATCTCCGAGGATGCCGACACCGAACACCTCGTGACCGGCGCGACGCGCATCCGGCCGGAGGTCTTCACGCGGTCGGCCGAAGTCGTGGAAGCCCAAACGCGGGTCAGGCAGGAGCAGGTCCGCCCGTGGCTGCCCCTCCTTTCCGTCGGGTACAGCGGCGGCCTGTTCGGCGGGGGGAGCAACCTTGTCTCACCCGCGTTCGGGTCGCTCAGCGGCCGCTCCGACTTCGACGTGACCGCCGTCTGGACGTTCCAAAACATGGGCTTTGGAAACCGTGCCCGGACCCGGCGGGCGAGTTCGCTCGTGGGCCAGGCGGTGGCCGAGTACGACACGACCATCAATCTGATCCGCCGGCAAGTGACCGAGGCCCAGGCCGATGTCCGGGCGGCGGCCCGCCAGGTGCAAATCGCGAGGGCCGCCGCCCTCACGGCCGAGGACGGGTTCCGACTCGAATCGCAGCGGATCAAGGAACTGCAGGGGCGCCCGATCGAAATCCTGGACAGTTTCCGCCAGTTGACAGAGACGCGCCTGGAATTGACGCGGTCGTTGGTCGCGTTCGACGTCACCCAGTTCCGGCTGTACGTCGCGGTGGGGAGCGATCCTCTCAGTGTCCCCGTCGCCTCCGGCTTCGAGCCGACCGCCTCGTCCGTTCCCGGCTTCGTACCGGGCGCCCGAGGAGGATTGATGCGCCAGGGCGCCCCACTGGGACCACTAGGCCCGATCGGCCCCGGAGGGCTCACGGGACCAGGCGGCCTGATGGGGCCGGGCGGCCTGATGGGGCCGGGAGCCCCACAGGGGCCCTTGGGTCCGATGGGACCGTGA
- a CDS encoding response regulator: MSGATGLRILVVNDDGYRAKRLQEVLWTNGYETLAAERRLALSVARDERPDVIVLALGPGDAGGRALAGRIFERLADYRPLVVALVDPGDPDAGNHAFGVGAHLVLTNPVDLTILTGILRRFSEVLDGVRRPQTVG; encoded by the coding sequence ATGTCTGGTGCCACCGGCCTGCGAATTCTAGTCGTGAACGACGACGGGTATCGGGCGAAACGGCTGCAAGAAGTCCTTTGGACGAACGGCTACGAGACGCTCGCGGCCGAACGCCGACTGGCTCTTTCGGTCGCCCGCGACGAGCGCCCGGACGTGATCGTCCTCGCGCTCGGTCCCGGGGACGCCGGCGGTCGAGCCCTGGCGGGAAGAATCTTTGAGCGGTTGGCGGACTACCGCCCGCTCGTGGTCGCCCTGGTCGACCCGGGCGATCCCGACGCCGGCAACCACGCCTTCGGTGTCGGAGCCCATCTGGTTTTGACGAACCCCGTCGATCTGACCATTTTGACCGGCATACTCCGCCGCTTTTCGGAAGTGTTGGACGGAGTACGCCGACCACAGACGGTCGGCTAA